The proteins below come from a single Papaver somniferum cultivar HN1 chromosome 11, ASM357369v1, whole genome shotgun sequence genomic window:
- the LOC113323946 gene encoding F-box protein At5g49610-like, with amino-acid sequence MVYFPEEIIKNILGRLTIEAALPAKQVCKSWRIFLRTKTDKIGLLFVESYLKEEKNKLYYGDQYDPLLEKMNYNYSSCDRLDKVLGKSIPGYTYMNNLLGSCNGLVCIASRYPNFEKPFLICNPITGEVVYIPHPDTSIAQDCDPSKICGFGYCHSTNEYKIVRMHQQTPRMSHVLVYTVGGGAWRSKGSIHIPLSDSITTPLDSAAAGTYASGALYWLFRTTNEERKDYKIVAFDLEDEKFEFIHLTHFEELRYIHSPKLLGGNNLYLLDTSQHCTQIWAYKKTNYNDKKSWRWIKEFRIYCKDAMYYEPLAITRNKELILRSQDYRGVSLYCYDLRTLTMNKLLDGRASGCNMVNVIPHANSIVSILPVNDEEVQDR; translated from the coding sequence ATGGTTTACTTTCCCGAGGAGATTATAAAGAACATACTTGGTCGATTAACAATTGAAGCAGCTTTACCAGCCAAACAGGTATGCAAATCATGGAGAATTTTCCTACGTACTAAGACTGATAAGATAGGTTTGCTTTTCGTTGAATCATATTTGAAGGAAGAGAAAAACAAATTATATTATGGTGATCAGTATGATCCTCTTCTTGAGAAGATGAACTACAATTACTCCTCTTGTGATAGGCTTGACAAGGTGCTTGGTAAATCTATTCCAGGGTACACATACATGAATAACCTGCTTGGCTCATGCAATGGTTTGGTTTGTATCGCAAGCCGATATCCGAATTTTGAAAAACCTTTCTTAATTTGCAATCCAATCACCGGAGAAGTTGTTTATATTCCTCATCCTGATACATCTATAGCGCAAGATTGTGATCCGTCTAAAATTTGTGGCTTCGGATATTGTCATTCAACGAACGAGTACAAGATTGTTAGAATGCACCAACAAACACCAAGAATGTCACATGTTTTGGTTTATACTGTTGGTGGTGGTGCGTGGAGAAGCAAAGGATCCATCCATATTCCCCTATCTGATTCAATCACTACCCCATTGgattcagcagcagcaggtacctACGCAAGTGGGGCTCTTTATTGGCTGTTCCGTACCACTAATGAGGAGCGCAAAGATTATAAGATTGTGGcatttgatttggaagatgagaaGTTCGAGTTTATCCATTTGACACACTTTGAAGAATTAAGATACATTCATAGCCCAAAGTTGCTGGGAGGAAATAACCTGTATTTGTTGGATACATCCCAGCACTGCACACAGATATGGGCatataagaaaacaaactacaaCGACAAGAAATCGTGGCGTTGGATAAAGGAGTTTAGAATTTACTGCAAAGATGCCATGTATTATGAGCCCTTAGCAATTACAAGGAACAAGGAACTCATACTGCGCTCCCAAGATTATCGCGGTGTGAGTCTCTATTGTTACGACCTCAGAACATTGACAATGAACAAACTTTTGGATGGTCGTGCTAGCGGCTGTAACATGGTAAACGTGATTCCTCATGCAAACAGCATTGTTTCAATATTGCCGGTCAATGATGAAGAGGTTCAAGATCGTTAG
- the LOC113321919 gene encoding transcription initiation factor TFIID subunit 12-like, producing MDSKETQPPLSTASQPPQSTPSQPPQPPPQQSQHPPQQSNIPQPTLTQTPEIPQNPNPNNNPQIQSSTNPLHHQQQPIHNHQSQIRAPPMNNRIRPPPPQQQQPPQSLSTSHFPSTTSTPIPNTVTSTPHLQRGGVAIGVPAHPSRPPTPSSQQQPSHFSSFGPSSYTTQFSRNPVNIPETLIPNQMKSVHPGIQNIGMMGSISSGSIMRPPGGSISHLQNRDAVSTQSSMRPPVSATNQSLAATQKYQSHEQPHVLQRVTTTSAPSPAAPAGMQPHVTQQWMSSTGPGRPMHSPTLTSPPYRQQMRPQTLSQRSHIPQQHPHSYSTVSHQMPSAPQQQQQSQPQQLQPSQPNQSQEHYNHQFPPTRIQQQPSPHPALASRGLAPGSLKTSTTPPSGVNNSPFSQDPGETSNQILSKRSIHELMTQIDPSEKVDPEVEDILVDIAEDFVESVTTFACSLAKHRKSNVLEAKDILLHLERNWNMSLPGFGGDEIKNYKKPYTNEIHRERLAAIKKSMVLSEAAAHVKNSVGAATGAAKGHTAKAAPAP from the exons ATGGATTCCAAAGAAACACAACCACCACTGTCAACCGCCTCTCAACCACCGCAATCAACGCCTTcgcaaccaccacaaccaccgccACAACAATCTCAACATCCACCCCAGCAATCAAATATCCCTCAACCTACATTAACCCAAACACCTGAAATCCcccaaaaccctaaccctaacaaTAATCCGCAAATTCAATCTTCAACAAATCCCCTTCACCATCAACAGCAACCAATACACAACCACCAATCTCAAATCAGAGCTCCACCAATGAACAACAGaatccgaccaccaccaccgcaacaacaacaaccaccacAATCTTTATCAACATCACACTTCCCTTCTACCACTTCCACTCCGATTCCAAACACTGTTACTTCGACACCGCATCTTCAACGTGGTGGCGTTGCAATCGGTGTACCAGCTCATCCTTCAAGACCACCAACACCATCATCACAACAACAACCTTCTCATTTCTCTTCGTTTGGTCCTTCTTCTTATACTACTCAATTTAGTCGGAATCCTGTTAATATTCCTGAAACCCTAATCCCTAATCAG atGAAATCTGTACATCCAGGAATTCAGAATATTGGGATGATGGGTTCGATTAGTTCGGGTTCGATTATGCGGCCGCCTGGGGGTTCAATTTCACACCTTCAGAATAGAGATGCGGTGTCTACGCAGTCGTCTATGAGACCACCAGTTTCGGCAACTAACCAATCTCTAGCTGCTACTCAA AAGTATCAAAGCCACGAACAACCTCATGTTTTACAAAGAGTGACTACAACTAGTGCTCCATCACCTGCTGCTCCAGCTGGTATGCAACCACATGTTACACAGCAGTGGATGTCATCCACAGGTCCAGGGAGACCAATGCATTCACCTACTTTAACATCCCCTCCATACAGGCAGCAGATGAGACCACAAACCTTGTCACAAAGATCACATATTCCTCAGCAGCACCCGCATTCTTACTCAACAGTCTCGCATCAGATGCCATCGGCTcctcagcaacagcaacagtcACAGCCACAACAACTACAACCCTCTCAGCCAAATCAGTCACAAGAGCATTACAATCACCAATTTCCACCAACAAGGATTCAACAACAACCCTCACCACATCCAGCATTGGCTTCGAGAGGTTTAGCTCCAGGAAGCCTGAAAACTTCTACTACACCACCATCTGGAGTTAACAACTCGCCATTTAGTCAAGATCCTGGGGAAACAAGTAACCAGATTCTCAGTAAGAGAAGCATCCACGAGTTAATGACTCAG ATTGATCCATCAGAGAAGGTTGATCCGGAGGTTGAGGACATTCTGGTGGATATTGCAGAGGATTTCGTCGAGTCG GTAACAACTTTTGCCTGTTCACTGGCCAAGCATCGAAAATCAAATGTCTTGGAAGCAAAAGATATCCTTCTACATTTAG AAAGAAACTGGAACATGTCACTACCTGGGTTTGGTGGGGATGAGATAAAAAACTATAAGAAGCCT tacacaaatgaaattcaccGAGAGCGCCTTGCAGCG ATTAAGAAGTCAATGGTGCTATCCGAAGCTGCTGCACATGTGAAGAACTCTGTCGGAGCTGCAACTGGAGCTGCAAAAGGCCATACAGCAAAGGCAGCACCAGCTCCATAA